One genomic segment of Sphingobacteriales bacterium includes these proteins:
- a CDS encoding T9SS type A sorting domain-containing protein — protein MVLLFIINNVGVWGQETENAPLYKICGTNSQASQQPMQGSCNTDTLKYYEEQCLRYAHLEFYFVGDEGYTATGNHLNLKFKDFSKYHTYNGYDYVAELVARANYALATMQPTNLCTGWGTYSPLKYDANGDLTVPNPKFNTNFKVWTGNIAEKMPPKPNAGFRYVIDTVHFLTWEQTDSVFENDNFLGDDKIEVFLFPTFFSPNTTIPIANAYHNAGHITIRSVNSPPTNPSLLLHETGHAMGLDHTWYYTYKFGIEEAVNTIDILNVCDDYATNSKINLSTAGLITQLLDTIDRKLINKYLDADGNINYTLPEIQAMATYKGIDCQPCFKLLADIVIEKWKTAVECPYFNPKEISSPDESENRCYDNIGPAPCTVVSKEMETGPGLSSWDNFSDTNPNTNCGGTVFEKDWVNNKARQTYLKSFFTYCNDPEEITNNTMDYVDGLPLTLTCEQLTAMHNTKFMIPAPTNLLPLETPHSLVLSCNTPGSITFNWQGNQADSYQIAYHINSDTIPAYTIIDHSLLPTTPQNYTFEMAALNTTYKFTIRAINGSCSGRDTSAWSDTLTVNTPSGFVNPIGFAWANNEFNIDTCFLTSLSFYLTPNTYTSIVWRKTDAAGKTTILTAFNNQDTAQIVIDADGLLQFCVIATDTSGCTYHQHFTTNTDKEKLFLYANDCGKSTNFYLYPGDTKNDTIQICKYDLPFTIFTERTLNNKYHLDTLEAFWKINDIAMPHNIDANSDGYFDGYYDVNAACKFTYAFGLHINDILANNTLLVENDTSFNMSINLYNDTTQCHTLFNFVIIYHNIEPKVNLGPDLWLCPSAINFTAGVDTTGQPPGVTYLWNDGSSSPTKLITQAGTYILQASAADCTATDTLVVTNAQPNITFNEPDSIFDGLMALCPDTDTFTLTALCQYMPTDVTYLWSNNATTQSITITPPYPQTYNVTITPKDTSLNCPNTSTITINEAITPTIIHNKISNFKGNTLQNPINQNDIVRICKTDPEYYWFVSTTDSAEITNWVIDGIALTPKKTTGYCLTDDDNGVEGFVISFPEVKLNKNKLINQSGVHTVVITITNIYSGCQNTYNYTLYIYGTTLSLQSQPQTVCPQSPATITPTPPPPPDALLWSTADTTPTITVTQAGTYSLTVTPPLAGCPQYSSSITLTDGAPPLEITPNNGNNTISVCQANLPLTLTATSTDPNITNYLWGNGETTPTISVNQTGIYTVTITNQQGCTNTAAIAVIINNAPIITLIAQSINTCTTLITAPGLLGSYEWSVPDNDGSTPNTIEVYEPGIYTLTFTDALTGCQATTNITINDTNFYDLIDPLITTNTTWDMNSFAGGVARIKGIIKIAPNATLTIDNLTLHFADPQSGIEIDTAATLNLTNSTLSSDTCTQNYWQGIVLLGNPFLPQDTTNQPRQGILNANNSLIKNAYIGVHIGKIAFLQNNGNPLAYMRSGGVINATNTQFLNCSAGVVFEPYSFSAYSTFAVNCRFTFSKQFIGNETAMFNPDAGYIGIYTSGMRRLNLTGIIFERTGTIGSSLQYHKQGIGIVATNSHLNIGSLASNGNMAPTSESCTFTNLYKGIDIYGFGTALNAAIIDQNQFTQTRRGITLNGNGFSQIRQNTFTQIPSIETTQNSNLIYQAYGILNYGSTAFNIEGNVFSKDSLQYNATHGIITLNSGLGGGTIKRNAFEGSFWAANLLLGDNQALELDCNQYNSQNKADWLIAHALDPETGIINLANLKEQGYCDFNDPNNNAPLHEYWHAEADTTNYHILNLGLDTVVVHYEQNDPATFEPTLISGIVDATVNCEGQGLFCQSSFAQTPQGLAAIIQNQISQTGTYAANLGNALVQNYVAHGNTTAAINWQRNNPNIANNTALMAHYTLQNHADSAAHYWGLVGSNSQPQAQALHQIYSPWVAALPTNSSCLPSMQQQADTLMGSFGTMVAQQYLACFNNTLYNRQVYIPAIAEKNAPTMPTNASNTLKVYPNPTNSSFTVETPTAEGLLKIYDTKGILLLQIPVAQKQTLVATPQLTAGVYYVYWYSPNSNTLMAKIAVIK, from the coding sequence ATGGTTTTGCTATTTATAATTAACAATGTTGGGGTGTGGGGGCAAGAGACCGAAAACGCACCGTTATACAAAATTTGTGGCACAAATAGTCAAGCAAGCCAACAACCAATGCAGGGTAGTTGCAATACAGATACGTTGAAATACTACGAAGAACAATGTTTGCGCTATGCTCATCTTGAATTTTATTTTGTTGGCGACGAAGGCTATACCGCTACCGGCAACCACTTAAACCTAAAATTTAAAGATTTTAGCAAATACCACACTTATAATGGTTATGACTATGTTGCCGAATTAGTTGCAAGGGCTAATTATGCGTTAGCTACTATGCAGCCTACAAATTTATGTACGGGCTGGGGCACCTACTCGCCGTTAAAGTACGATGCCAACGGCGATTTAACCGTACCAAACCCTAAATTTAATACCAATTTTAAAGTATGGACGGGCAATATAGCCGAAAAAATGCCTCCTAAACCCAATGCCGGATTTAGGTATGTAATAGATACCGTGCATTTTTTAACATGGGAACAAACCGATTCTGTATTTGAAAACGACAACTTTTTAGGCGATGACAAAATTGAGGTATTTTTGTTCCCTACTTTTTTTTCGCCGAACACAACCATACCCATTGCAAATGCTTACCACAATGCCGGGCATATTACCATTAGGTCGGTAAACTCGCCACCAACTAACCCTTCTTTGCTGCTTCACGAAACCGGGCACGCCATGGGCTTAGACCATACTTGGTACTATACCTATAAATTTGGCATTGAAGAGGCAGTAAACACCATTGACATATTAAATGTTTGTGATGACTACGCAACTAATTCCAAAATTAATTTAAGTACCGCAGGCCTTATAACCCAACTACTCGATACTATTGATAGAAAATTAATAAACAAATATTTAGACGCAGACGGAAACATAAACTACACCCTGCCCGAAATTCAAGCTATGGCCACCTACAAGGGTATTGATTGCCAGCCCTGTTTTAAACTGCTTGCCGATATAGTAATTGAAAAATGGAAAACTGCAGTAGAATGTCCGTATTTTAATCCGAAAGAGATATCTTCGCCCGATGAGTCTGAAAATCGTTGTTATGATAATATCGGTCCAGCCCCCTGTACAGTTGTATCAAAAGAAATGGAAACAGGGCCGGGGCTAAGTTCTTGGGATAATTTTAGCGATACCAACCCCAATACTAATTGTGGTGGTACAGTTTTTGAAAAAGATTGGGTAAACAACAAAGCTCGGCAAACCTACCTAAAATCGTTTTTTACCTATTGCAACGACCCCGAAGAAATAACCAATAACACCATGGATTATGTTGATGGTTTACCCCTAACTTTAACTTGCGAGCAACTAACTGCTATGCACAACACTAAATTTATGATACCAGCACCCACCAACTTACTCCCCCTCGAAACACCGCATAGTTTAGTACTTAGCTGCAATACGCCCGGCAGCATTACCTTTAATTGGCAGGGCAACCAAGCCGACAGCTACCAAATTGCCTACCATATTAACAGCGATACCATACCTGCATATACTATTATAGACCACTCGTTGCTGCCCACCACCCCACAAAACTACACCTTTGAAATGGCTGCCTTAAATACAACCTATAAATTTACTATTAGGGCAATTAATGGCAGTTGTAGCGGACGCGATACCAGTGCTTGGAGCGACACCCTAACCGTAAATACCCCATCCGGATTTGTAAACCCCATAGGTTTTGCTTGGGCAAACAATGAGTTTAACATTGATACTTGTTTTTTAACCTCACTCAGTTTTTATCTAACCCCAAACACCTATACAAGTATTGTATGGCGAAAAACAGATGCCGCCGGTAAAACCACCATATTAACCGCCTTTAACAACCAAGATACCGCCCAAATAGTAATTGATGCCGACGGTCTTTTGCAGTTTTGTGTTATTGCCACCGATACCAGCGGCTGCACCTACCACCAGCATTTTACCACCAATACCGATAAAGAAAAATTGTTTCTATATGCAAACGATTGTGGTAAAAGCACCAATTTTTACCTGTATCCTGGCGATACTAAAAACGACACCATACAAATATGTAAATACGACTTGCCTTTTACCATTTTTACAGAACGAACATTGAACAATAAATACCACCTCGACACCCTTGAGGCGTTTTGGAAAATTAATGATATTGCCATGCCCCACAATATAGATGCCAATAGCGATGGCTATTTCGATGGCTATTATGATGTTAATGCCGCCTGCAAATTTACCTACGCCTTTGGTTTGCACATTAACGATATATTGGCAAACAATACCCTCTTAGTTGAAAACGACACTAGTTTTAATATGAGCATTAACCTTTATAACGACACGACCCAATGCCATACCTTGTTTAATTTTGTAATAATATACCACAATATAGAACCAAAAGTAAACCTTGGACCCGACCTTTGGCTTTGCCCCTCTGCTATTAATTTTACCGCCGGTGTTGATACCACCGGACAACCGCCCGGCGTAACCTACCTTTGGAACGACGGCAGCAGCAGCCCAACCAAACTTATAACCCAAGCCGGCACCTATATTTTACAAGCAAGTGCCGCCGATTGTACCGCTACCGATACCTTGGTGGTAACAAACGCCCAACCCAATATAACCTTTAACGAACCCGATAGTATTTTTGACGGGCTTATGGCTTTATGCCCCGATACCGACACTTTTACCCTTACTGCCTTATGCCAATATATGCCCACCGATGTAACCTATTTATGGAGCAACAACGCAACCACCCAAAGTATAACTATAACGCCACCCTACCCGCAAACCTACAATGTTACCATAACCCCAAAAGATACCAGTTTAAACTGCCCAAACACCAGCACCATAACTATTAACGAGGCAATAACCCCCACCATAATCCACAACAAAATAAGTAATTTTAAGGGCAATACCCTGCAAAACCCTATTAACCAAAACGATATTGTAAGAATTTGTAAAACAGACCCAGAATATTATTGGTTTGTAAGCACAACCGATAGTGCCGAAATTACCAACTGGGTGATAGACGGCATAGCACTAACGCCCAAAAAAACTACCGGATATTGTTTAACCGATGACGACAACGGGGTAGAAGGTTTTGTTATTTCTTTTCCGGAGGTTAAACTGAACAAAAACAAACTCATTAACCAATCCGGCGTTCATACCGTTGTTATAACCATTACCAATATTTACTCGGGCTGCCAAAACACCTATAATTACACCCTATATATATACGGCACAACCCTTAGCTTACAAAGCCAACCGCAAACCGTTTGCCCCCAAAGCCCCGCCACCATTACCCCCACACCGCCACCGCCACCCGACGCCTTGCTGTGGAGTACCGCCGACACCACCCCCACCATTACCGTAACCCAAGCAGGTACTTATAGCCTAACCGTTACTCCGCCTTTAGCCGGCTGCCCCCAATATAGCAGCAGTATTACCCTAACCGATGGCGCCCCACCCCTTGAAATTACCCCCAATAATGGCAATAATACCATTAGCGTTTGCCAAGCAAATTTGCCCCTTACCTTAACCGCTACCAGCACCGACCCCAATATTACCAACTACCTTTGGGGCAACGGCGAAACCACCCCCACCATTAGCGTAAACCAAACAGGTATTTACACCGTTACCATTACCAACCAACAAGGTTGCACCAATACCGCCGCCATTGCCGTTATTATAAATAATGCCCCAATCATTACCCTCATCGCCCAAAGCATAAATACCTGCACCACCCTAATTACCGCACCCGGTTTATTGGGTAGTTATGAATGGTCGGTACCCGACAACGATGGCTCCACGCCCAATACTATTGAGGTATATGAACCCGGTATCTATACCCTTACTTTTACAGATGCCCTAACCGGCTGCCAAGCAACCACTAATATTACCATTAACGACACTAATTTTTACGATTTGATTGACCCCTTAATTACCACCAACACCACTTGGGATATGAATAGTTTTGCGGGGGGGGTAGCCCGCATTAAGGGTATTATTAAAATTGCCCCTAACGCCACCCTTACCATTGACAACCTAACCCTGCATTTTGCCGACCCTCAAAGCGGCATTGAAATAGATACCGCTGCTACGCTAAACCTAACCAATAGTACCCTAAGCAGCGACACCTGTACCCAAAACTATTGGCAGGGAATTGTATTATTGGGCAACCCATTTTTGCCACAAGACACAACCAACCAACCCCGACAAGGCATACTAAATGCCAACAATAGCCTGATTAAAAATGCCTATATTGGTGTACATATTGGCAAAATAGCATTTTTGCAAAATAACGGAAACCCATTGGCATATATGCGCTCGGGGGGGGTAATAAACGCCACTAACACGCAATTTTTAAACTGCTCGGCAGGGGTGGTTTTTGAGCCATATAGCTTTAGTGCTTATAGCACTTTTGCTGTAAATTGCCGGTTTACCTTTAGTAAACAATTTATAGGTAACGAAACAGCTATGTTTAACCCCGATGCCGGCTATATTGGTATTTATACCAGCGGTATGCGCCGCTTAAACCTAACAGGCATTATATTTGAACGAACAGGTACTATTGGCAGTAGCCTACAATACCATAAACAAGGTATTGGCATTGTAGCTACCAACAGCCACCTAAATATAGGTAGCTTAGCGAGTAACGGAAATATGGCACCTACCTCCGAAAGTTGCACCTTTACCAACCTATACAAAGGCATTGATATTTATGGGTTCGGCACTGCCTTAAATGCTGCAATTATAGACCAAAACCAATTTACCCAAACCCGGCGTGGCATAACCCTTAACGGCAACGGTTTCAGCCAAATTAGGCAAAATACTTTTACCCAAATACCAAGTATCGAAACAACCCAAAACAGCAACCTTATTTACCAAGCCTATGGCATTTTAAACTACGGCAGTACGGCGTTTAATATAGAGGGCAACGTATTTAGCAAAGACAGCCTACAATATAACGCCACCCACGGCATTATTACGCTAAACTCGGGCTTAGGTGGTGGCACTATTAAGCGCAATGCTTTTGAGGGCAGTTTTTGGGCAGCCAATTTACTACTCGGCGACAACCAAGCACTTGAATTAGACTGCAACCAATACAACAGCCAAAACAAAGCCGACTGGTTAATTGCCCACGCCTTAGACCCCGAAACAGGCATTATAAATTTGGCAAACCTAAAAGAACAAGGCTATTGCGACTTTAATGACCCCAATAACAACGCCCCCCTACACGAATACTGGCACGCCGAAGCCGATACCACCAACTACCACATATTAAACTTGGGGCTTGATACCGTAGTAGTGCATTACGAACAAAACGACCCCGCCACTTTTGAACCTACCTTAATTTCCGGAATTGTTGATGCAACAGTAAACTGCGAGGGACAAGGTTTATTTTGCCAAAGTAGTTTTGCACAAACCCCTCAAGGGTTGGCAGCAATTATACAAAACCAAATAAGCCAAACGGGTACTTATGCTGCTAATCTGGGGAATGCCTTAGTACAAAATTATGTGGCGCATGGTAATACCACAGCCGCTATAAATTGGCAACGCAACAACCCCAATATTGCCAATAATACGGCATTAATGGCGCATTATACCCTGCAAAACCAC
- a CDS encoding phosphoribosylformylglycinamidine synthase, whose protein sequence is MSYSFIQLALHPHLRDVFGDAIAQRCQQFLNINTGKIKSSRVFVVDYHLNNHQLTAFSNACLYDEVMNTQYINSLLIPEGYGSYIAVAKLPGVTDDEGASAQKALADFLNVPLDTNTQHIYTQYIYYFEQPLTRPQLKKIAEELLGNKLINHFQYDSLSAINDLQTAKLYVPKVKLAADLTVKDISLNLTDPELLDLSRKMLLALSLDEMKAIQAWFANTTTVQQRLAAGLPANPTDCELEILAQTWSEHSKHKEFNAIIHYTNHVTNQKQTIKSLFKTYIKGATDAVTASLKANNNNWLVKVFTDNAGVVRLNPEQLFVWKVETHNSPSALDPYGGAITGILGNNRDPLGTGVGGARLLFNTNVLCFGNPFFSGKLLTGQLHPKRIFEGVVKGIEDGGNKSGIPTVNGSIVFDDRFSGKPLVYCGTGALLKPDYHGLPTWEKPIATNDRILMGGGRVGKDGIHGATFSSIEIDEHSPASAVQIGSPITQKLLNDFLIKACEAGLVKCSTDNGAGGLSSSIGELATISGGALVNLEKVPLKYSGLRPWEIFLSESQERMTIVADPEKVPALLSLAAHMEVELTDIGCFTNSGNLEVRFNNNLLALLSLEFLHDGVPQKILEAEWQQPQLIEPQIPDNENYNEVLLRLMGSLNICSREAIIRQYDHEVKGRTVIKPLMGAQGKAPQDAAVVRTHFEHYEGVAVSNGILPRYGDIDAYQMSAGAFDEAVRQIIAVGGLLPNRSADDGIAWSVNDNFCVPDSVYHPETNPDGKLKLAKLVQMCQALYDMAVFFDIPLTSGKDSMKNDFKADGVKISVPPTILYSMVAKIPDIRKTVTSYFKASGDLIYQLGETYNELGASEYYALHGYLGANLPIVRPNNAKDLYQMVMRANAKGLIQNCHDLSDGGLMVALTECTFGGLGAKIEVSGLLNTNQDVNLQAILFAESHSRFVVSVAPAHQISFEAIMGKRAILLGQVTAQPQLIVTCQNTTCIDLPTEALLHAWDAGLGL, encoded by the coding sequence GTGAGTTATTCGTTTATTCAGTTAGCCCTGCACCCGCATTTGCGCGATGTTTTTGGAGATGCCATTGCCCAACGGTGTCAACAATTTTTAAATATCAATACCGGAAAAATTAAATCGTCTCGGGTGTTTGTAGTAGATTATCACCTAAACAACCACCAGTTAACGGCATTTAGCAACGCTTGCCTTTATGACGAGGTAATGAATACCCAATATATTAACAGTTTGCTAATTCCCGAAGGATATGGCTCGTATATTGCAGTTGCCAAACTTCCGGGCGTTACCGACGACGAAGGGGCCTCGGCACAAAAAGCTTTAGCCGATTTTTTAAATGTCCCATTAGATACAAATACACAACACATTTACACCCAGTATATTTATTATTTTGAGCAGCCACTTACCCGCCCACAATTAAAAAAAATTGCCGAAGAACTGTTGGGCAATAAACTTATTAACCATTTTCAATACGATTCACTGTCGGCAATTAACGACCTGCAAACAGCTAAACTGTATGTGCCAAAGGTAAAACTTGCCGCCGACCTAACGGTAAAAGATATTTCGCTCAATTTAACCGATCCGGAATTATTAGACCTCTCGCGTAAAATGTTGCTGGCTTTAAGTTTAGACGAAATGAAAGCCATACAAGCGTGGTTTGCCAATACTACAACAGTACAACAGCGGTTGGCCGCAGGTTTACCCGCTAATCCAACCGATTGCGAACTCGAAATTTTAGCCCAAACATGGAGCGAACATAGTAAACACAAGGAGTTTAACGCTATAATTCACTATACCAACCATGTTACCAACCAAAAACAAACTATAAAATCACTATTCAAAACGTATATAAAAGGTGCTACCGATGCCGTTACTGCCTCACTTAAAGCCAACAATAATAATTGGTTGGTAAAAGTATTTACCGATAATGCCGGTGTTGTTCGCCTTAACCCCGAACAACTTTTTGTCTGGAAAGTAGAAACTCACAATTCACCTTCGGCACTTGACCCTTACGGCGGTGCCATTACAGGCATTTTAGGCAATAACCGCGATCCATTAGGAACAGGCGTTGGCGGCGCTCGTTTGTTGTTCAATACAAATGTGCTTTGTTTTGGAAATCCGTTTTTTTCCGGAAAATTGCTTACCGGACAACTGCATCCCAAACGAATTTTTGAAGGAGTAGTTAAAGGTATTGAAGATGGCGGCAATAAATCGGGCATACCTACGGTAAACGGCAGTATTGTTTTTGATGACCGGTTTAGCGGTAAACCCCTTGTTTATTGTGGTACTGGTGCGCTATTGAAACCCGATTACCACGGCTTGCCTACCTGGGAAAAACCTATTGCTACAAACGACCGCATTTTAATGGGCGGCGGGCGCGTGGGCAAAGATGGTATTCATGGCGCAACATTTTCGTCTATCGAAATTGATGAACATTCGCCGGCCTCGGCGGTGCAAATTGGCAGCCCCATTACCCAAAAATTGCTAAACGATTTTCTAATAAAAGCCTGCGAAGCGGGGCTTGTAAAATGCAGTACCGATAATGGCGCAGGTGGTTTGTCGTCTTCAATTGGCGAATTGGCAACTATATCGGGTGGAGCTTTGGTAAACCTCGAAAAAGTACCGCTAAAATATAGTGGACTGCGTCCTTGGGAGATATTTTTGTCCGAGTCGCAAGAGCGTATGACCATTGTAGCAGATCCGGAAAAAGTACCCGCCCTGTTATCATTAGCTGCACACATGGAGGTAGAGTTAACAGATATTGGCTGCTTTACTAATTCGGGCAATTTAGAAGTTAGGTTTAACAATAACTTATTGGCTTTATTATCGTTAGAATTTTTACATGACGGCGTGCCTCAAAAAATCCTTGAAGCTGAATGGCAACAGCCACAGTTAATAGAGCCACAAATTCCGGATAATGAAAATTATAACGAGGTATTATTGCGACTAATGGGCAGTTTAAATATATGCTCGCGCGAGGCCATCATCCGCCAATACGACCACGAAGTAAAAGGGCGCACGGTTATTAAGCCCTTAATGGGTGCTCAGGGTAAGGCTCCGCAAGATGCAGCCGTAGTGCGCACCCATTTTGAACATTACGAGGGGGTGGCAGTCTCTAATGGAATATTGCCACGTTACGGCGATATTGACGCTTATCAAATGTCGGCGGGTGCCTTTGACGAAGCAGTTAGGCAAATTATTGCCGTAGGCGGATTGTTGCCAAATAGGAGCGCCGATGATGGCATTGCCTGGTCGGTGAACGATAATTTTTGCGTTCCCGATTCCGTATATCACCCCGAAACTAATCCGGATGGGAAATTAAAATTGGCAAAATTGGTACAGATGTGCCAGGCGCTTTACGATATGGCGGTTTTTTTCGACATTCCGCTTACTTCGGGTAAAGACAGTATGAAAAACGATTTTAAAGCCGATGGCGTGAAAATTTCGGTGCCACCAACGATTTTGTACTCAATGGTTGCCAAAATTCCGGATATCCGGAAAACTGTAACATCGTATTTTAAAGCATCGGGCGACCTTATTTATCAACTCGGCGAAACGTATAACGAACTTGGTGCTTCAGAATATTATGCTTTGCATGGTTATTTAGGGGCTAATTTGCCAATTGTAAGGCCTAATAATGCAAAAGACTTGTATCAAATGGTAATGAGGGCTAATGCGAAAGGACTTATTCAAAATTGCCACGACCTTAGTGATGGTGGTTTAATGGTTGCCCTAACGGAATGTACTTTTGGTGGTTTGGGTGCTAAAATTGAAG